DNA from Caldisericia bacterium:
TTAACAAATTTATTCACAATTTCAAGAATTCTTGAATCTTTAAATTTATTAATAATTTCCTCATCTTTTTCTAATAACTTTATTGCAACCCATCTTTTGGGATATAGAAAATCTTTGGGTAAAATTTCCATCAATTTTTTTATTCTTTCTTCAACCTCTTTTCCATAACTAATTTCAATTGGTTTGACTTTAATATTCTTTTCATATATCTCAATGCATTTTTCAATTAATCTATCAATACCTTTATTTTCTACTGCAACTGTTGGAATAACAGGAACTCCTAAAATCTCTTCCAATTTTTTTATATCTATTGAAAAGCCACTTTCTTCAAGTAAATCAATTTGGTTTAATGAAATTAATAAATTAACATTTAACTCAATAAGTTGAAGAGTAAAAAATAAATTTCTTTCAAGATGAACTGCATCAACAACATTTATAACTATATCTGGTTTTTCCTCTAATATAAAATTTCTTGTTATTAACTCTTCTTCAGAATATGCAGAGAATGAATATATTCCTGGTAAATCTATTACTCTTATTTTATAGCCCTTATAAATTAGATATCCCTCTTTTCTTTCAATAGTTTTACCAGGCCAATTACCTATTATTTGATGTGATCCAGTTAATTCATTAAAAATTACGCTTTTTCCTACATTAGCATTTCCAGCAAGAGCAATTGTTAGTTCTTTTTCACCCATATTCTATTTACAACTCCTTTTCCAAGAGCAAGGTTATAACCTCTTACAGATATTTCAATTGGACCAAATAGTGCTTTTCTTATAACTTTTATTTTTGTATGAGGAGTAAGACCTAAATCACACAATCTTTGAATAAACCCTTTTCCACCTCTTATTATTATAACTTCAACCTCTTCTCCTTCTTTTATTAAAGACAGTGGTATTAAATTTTTGTATTCATCTTCTTTAACATAGTGTTCTAATTCACATGCTTTTTCATGAGCGAAACCTTCAGGAACACCAATATTTTTTAAAAAATCTTCAACAAATTCATGTTTATTTTTTATACTTTCACCTTCAATTGAGCCCTCTTTAGTTAATAATATAAAACCATCTTTTAAAATAATCTTTTTTTCTAAAATTAAAGAATTAATAATATCTTCAATATTTAATGAACTAAATTCTTTTTTTAGTTCAGCTAAAGAAATCTTTTCTTCTTTTTTTCTAAATAAAAATTCTAAAATCTCTTCTTTAATCTCTTCCATAAATTCTATTCTTGAAAAATTTTTTCAATAATATTATAACATATTAAAAATTTAGTGTATAATTAACTTATTAAGATGAAAACTTATTTTTTTAAGATATATGGAAGAGTACAAGGAGTAGGGTTTAGACCTTTTATTTATAAACTTGCAAAAGAATTTGGATTAAATGGATATGTTGCAAATACATCTAGTTGTGTTGAAATAGTTTTGCAAGGTGAGAATATAAAAATAAAAAATTTTATTGAAAAGGTTAAAAAAGATCCACCTCCTCTTTCAAAAATTGAAAAAATAGAAGAGAATCTAATAGAATTAGAAGAGTTTAAAGATTTTTTTATAAAAGAGAGTAAAGAAGATAAAGGTTTTAATTTTATTTCTCCTGATATTGCAATATGTGAAGATTGTCTTAAAGAACTTTTTAATCCAAATGATAGAAGATACATGTACCCATTTATTAATTGTACAAATTGTGGCCCGAGATATACAATAATTGAAGATTTACCATATGATAGAGAAAAAACAACAATGAAAATTTTTAAAATGTGCGTTGATTGCGAAAAAGAGTATAAAGATCCTAATACAAGAAGATTCCATGCACAACCTAATGCTTGTTTTAATTGTGGACCTCATATTTGGATTGAGAATATAGAAGAAAAAAAGATTATAAAAGAAAATATTTTTAAAGAAATTTCAAATATATTAAATAGTGGGGAATTAATTTTAATTAAAGGGGTTGGAGGTTTTCAT
Protein-coding regions in this window:
- a CDS encoding metal-dependent transcriptional regulator; the encoded protein is MEEIKEEILEFLFRKKEEKISLAELKKEFSSLNIEDIINSLILEKKIILKDGFILLTKEGSIEGESIKNKHEFVEDFLKNIGVPEGFAHEKACELEHYVKEDEYKNLIPLSLIKEGEEVEVIIIRGGKGFIQRLCDLGLTPHTKIKVIRKALFGPIEISVRGYNLALGKGVVNRIWVKKN